A single window of Oerskovia paurometabola DNA harbors:
- a CDS encoding substrate-binding domain-containing protein, with protein MRRSRVLMAGAATAALLFTAACSTDVPDAPAGGETATEAGEESNESGANSQWFVQADYDRQLAQRTAVPEGPAEQPWLQAIDPEYVDTAQYAKEGGKKLCFSNASVSNPWRVTGFITMQQQVEVLKASGEISEFRVSDAADDDNKQISDIQAFVEAGDCDAIIISPSTTATLTPAVEAACESGKPVIVFDRGVNSDCMVTYIHPIGGYAYGADGAEFLVENLEPGSKVLALRILPGVDVLENRWAAADKIFSESDIEVVGQEFTGGDGAKIKDIVTQYLQRGDVDGIWMDAGDGAVAAVEAFEDAGKPYPVFMGEDELSFMRKWKETDMTALGAVYSNFQWRTPILAAQMIWNGEQVPAEWVLPQSPITGEDLDAYLEANKDMPSLHYAKFGGEDLPGYPEAWTNR; from the coding sequence ATGCGACGCTCTCGAGTTCTCATGGCAGGGGCCGCGACCGCGGCACTGCTGTTCACCGCTGCGTGCAGCACCGACGTGCCCGACGCCCCCGCCGGGGGCGAGACCGCGACCGAGGCGGGGGAGGAGTCGAACGAGTCGGGTGCGAACAGCCAGTGGTTCGTGCAGGCCGACTACGACCGTCAGCTCGCCCAGCGCACCGCGGTGCCCGAGGGACCGGCCGAGCAGCCGTGGCTGCAGGCGATCGACCCCGAGTACGTGGACACCGCGCAGTACGCCAAGGAGGGCGGCAAGAAGCTCTGCTTCTCCAACGCCTCGGTCTCCAACCCGTGGCGCGTGACGGGCTTCATCACGATGCAGCAGCAGGTCGAGGTCCTCAAGGCCTCGGGCGAGATCTCGGAGTTCCGCGTCTCGGACGCCGCGGACGACGACAACAAGCAGATCTCGGACATCCAGGCGTTCGTCGAGGCCGGTGACTGCGACGCGATCATCATCTCGCCGTCGACCACCGCGACGCTGACCCCTGCGGTCGAGGCGGCGTGCGAGTCCGGCAAGCCCGTCATCGTGTTCGACCGCGGCGTCAACTCCGACTGCATGGTGACCTACATCCACCCGATCGGCGGCTACGCCTACGGCGCCGACGGCGCCGAGTTCCTGGTCGAGAACCTCGAGCCCGGCTCGAAGGTCCTGGCCCTGCGCATCCTGCCCGGCGTCGACGTCCTGGAGAACCGCTGGGCCGCCGCGGACAAGATCTTCTCCGAGAGCGACATCGAGGTCGTGGGCCAGGAGTTCACCGGTGGTGACGGCGCGAAGATCAAGGACATCGTGACGCAGTACCTGCAGCGCGGTGACGTGGACGGCATCTGGATGGACGCCGGTGACGGCGCCGTCGCGGCGGTCGAGGCGTTCGAGGACGCCGGCAAGCCCTACCCGGTCTTCATGGGCGAGGACGAGCTGAGCTTCATGCGCAAGTGGAAGGAGACGGACATGACCGCCCTGGGCGCCGTGTACTCCAACTTCCAGTGGCGCACCCCGATCCTCGCGGCCCAGATGATCTGGAACGGCGAGCAGGTCCCGGCCGAGTGGGTCCTGCCGCAGTCGCCCATCACGGGCGAGGACCTGGACGCCTACCTCGAGGCCAACAAGGACATGCCCTCGCTGCACTACGCCAAGTTCGGCGGCGAGGACCTGCCCGGCTACCCCGAGGCATGGACGAACCGCTGA
- a CDS encoding ABC transporter permease, with product MSASSPATRPSTPGATPTETRGGFSRWVQRVTSGSTWTVYALLIVVFVAILVMNPSFGEPMSLMAFLKKAAPLIVLAIGQYFVIVSGEFDLSVGSLVGAQVVIAAKLIDGEDSMTWPVIGLMVLFGLAVGLVNGLIVTLLKVPSFITTLGMMLVLYGAIRLWTGGAPTGSLTDGFRQWGRGGLPDTPGQFQVPYAVLITLVLGVIAVVLMRRPFGRTLVATGDNDVAAAFSGASVWWVRTRAFLFSGFMATVAGILIGGYAGVTAQVGEGLEFMAITAVVLGGVVLGGGRGSVVAAMAGALTLEALFTLFNQLSLPSTIRPAVQGVIIIVAVAYAAMPRRSKAAPTSSPSPPTTPAGVTEPTVPKEPQPAAP from the coding sequence ATGAGCGCGAGCAGCCCCGCGACCCGCCCGAGCACCCCGGGCGCCACGCCGACCGAGACCCGGGGCGGCTTCTCCCGCTGGGTCCAGCGCGTCACGTCCGGCAGCACCTGGACGGTCTACGCCCTGCTGATCGTGGTGTTCGTCGCGATCCTCGTGATGAACCCCTCGTTCGGCGAGCCCATGTCGCTCATGGCCTTCCTCAAGAAGGCGGCGCCGCTCATCGTGCTCGCGATCGGGCAGTACTTCGTCATCGTGTCGGGGGAGTTCGACCTCTCGGTCGGCTCGCTCGTCGGGGCGCAGGTCGTCATCGCGGCCAAGCTCATCGACGGCGAGGACTCCATGACCTGGCCCGTGATCGGTCTCATGGTCCTGTTCGGCCTGGCGGTGGGGCTCGTCAACGGCCTGATCGTCACGCTCCTGAAGGTCCCGTCGTTCATCACGACGCTCGGCATGATGCTCGTGCTCTACGGCGCGATCCGCCTCTGGACCGGCGGGGCGCCCACGGGGTCGCTCACGGACGGCTTCCGCCAGTGGGGTCGCGGGGGACTGCCCGACACCCCGGGACAGTTCCAGGTCCCCTACGCGGTGCTCATCACGCTCGTGCTCGGCGTGATCGCGGTGGTCCTCATGCGGCGCCCGTTCGGCCGCACGCTCGTCGCGACCGGCGACAACGACGTGGCCGCGGCGTTCTCGGGCGCCTCGGTCTGGTGGGTGCGCACGCGGGCCTTCCTGTTCTCGGGCTTCATGGCCACGGTCGCGGGCATCCTCATCGGTGGCTACGCCGGCGTGACGGCCCAGGTGGGCGAGGGACTGGAGTTCATGGCGATCACCGCGGTCGTCCTGGGCGGCGTCGTCCTGGGCGGCGGCCGGGGGTCGGTGGTCGCGGCCATGGCCGGTGCGCTGACGCTCGAGGCCCTGTTCACGCTGTTCAACCAGCTCAGCCTGCCGTCCACCATCCGCCCCGCGGTCCAGGGCGTGATCATCATCGTCGCGGTGGCCTACGCCGCGATGCCGCGCCGCTCCAAGGCTGCTCCCACGAGCAGCCCGAGCCCTCCCACCACCCCGGCAGGGGTCACCGAACCCACCGTCCCGAAGGAGCCCCAGCCAGCAGCGCCCTAG
- a CDS encoding ABC transporter permease, with product MSTAVSTASPRAGSATSGPRRRRLGSTGIVYLALVGILVISAGLVAAQGGSFFSQGNLFYLLSQTSLLGFVAIGQTFVILCKSLDLSVGYVVAWSSLVAATTMAGDPSRIWLGVVAALAVAAGVGLVNGLVISKLRVNSFIATLGVGLIIKGYLDTQFKGPSGEVPKAFQSFGYTRIGPVPVSVVVLAVVMVLGVVLLTRTRPGYHMFAVGGNIDVARLSGIRTDRSIILAHVLCSLCAGVAGLLIAARFGTGNALVYTYGYDLNSIAAVVLGGTLLMGGRGSILGTIAGVLILASLDTVFNVLDVSPFFKDVLRGAIIIAAVAMYARRQIDPASSRARFRALAQSVRPGSRSGPGGPGAPANPENPSATTGKEATR from the coding sequence ATGAGCACCGCGGTGAGCACCGCTTCGCCCAGGGCGGGGAGCGCGACGTCCGGCCCCCGACGGCGCCGGCTCGGCTCGACGGGCATCGTCTACCTCGCGCTCGTCGGCATCCTCGTGATCTCGGCCGGTCTCGTCGCAGCACAGGGCGGCAGCTTCTTCAGCCAGGGGAACCTGTTCTACCTGCTGTCCCAGACGAGCCTGCTGGGCTTCGTCGCGATCGGCCAGACGTTCGTCATCCTCTGCAAGTCGCTCGACCTGTCGGTCGGGTACGTCGTGGCCTGGTCCTCGTTGGTGGCCGCGACGACCATGGCCGGTGACCCGTCGCGCATCTGGCTCGGTGTGGTGGCGGCGCTCGCGGTCGCCGCGGGCGTCGGGCTGGTCAACGGGCTCGTCATCTCGAAGCTCCGCGTGAACTCGTTCATCGCGACGCTCGGTGTCGGTCTCATCATCAAGGGCTACCTCGACACGCAGTTCAAGGGCCCGTCGGGCGAGGTCCCCAAGGCGTTCCAGTCCTTCGGGTACACACGCATCGGCCCGGTGCCGGTCTCGGTCGTCGTGCTCGCGGTGGTCATGGTGCTCGGCGTCGTGCTCCTGACCCGCACCCGCCCGGGCTATCACATGTTCGCGGTCGGGGGGAACATCGACGTCGCCCGCCTCTCGGGGATCCGCACGGACCGGTCGATCATCTTGGCCCACGTCCTGTGCTCGCTGTGCGCGGGCGTGGCCGGTCTCCTCATCGCGGCGCGGTTCGGCACGGGCAACGCCCTGGTCTACACCTACGGCTACGACCTCAACTCGATCGCCGCCGTGGTGCTCGGCGGGACCCTGCTCATGGGAGGCCGTGGCTCGATCCTCGGCACCATCGCCGGCGTCCTGATCCTCGCCTCGCTCGACACCGTGTTCAACGTGCTCGACGTCAGCCCGTTCTTCAAGGACGTCCTGCGCGGCGCGATCATCATCGCCGCTGTCGCCATGTACGCCCGCCGCCAGATCGACCCCGCCAGCAGCAGAGCGAGGTTCCGGGCCCTGGCCCAGTCCGTCCGACCGGGCTCCCGCAGCGGACCGGGCGGCCCAGGGGCGCCCGCGAACCCCGAGAACCCGTCCGCCACGACCGGCAAGGAGGCCACCCGATGA